In Acidobacteriota bacterium, a single window of DNA contains:
- a CDS encoding c-type cytochrome, whose translation MRWHRLLPGLLLLSGCGERADTGPLSPEESLASFQHPGDVRVEIFAAEPYVRDPVDLVFDEEGRAFVAEMLDYPYDPPPGEPPRSRIRVLEDRDGDGRVDHSLVFADGILQLKGLALWDGGVIASAAPDLLFFKDTDGDLRADERRVLFTGFEVGQPQGRVSNLRYSLDNWIYVSNDGHPGIVRSPERPGAGPVSVLGTDFRFRPGRGIFEAASGAARFGQTFDDWGHRFVTRTGTHVLHVLLPRRYLERNPYLAAPRDIIRDVSDHDGRIYSRTAPEKWRELRTRVRQERSDEMGLGRTRRVQGFFTGATGGTVYAGDRLPPPYRGNLFTGGVAGNLVHRDLLAPSGISFVASRAPEEQQREFLASTDPWFRPVQFTTGWDGNLYIVDIYRKLVEDPESIPEPIKRDLDFYAGTDRGRIYRVVPARASGPAPRKPALEGTDPQSLVRLLSHPNRWWRLTAQRLLVQRQEISVVAGLKDVVRRGESAKGRLHALNTLEGLSAVDSEILAPALRDSSPGVREHAVRMAEEFPELLPRLVDMAAGEEPRVGFQLALSLGRFQGEAVTRALSHLALHQSLTPGLRAAILSSEAGSSPDLLEHLLRSDFFGAENRKQRRDFLEELAAVAGARRRPAEIRRILEMVFRSSGLENEAWQRAGLDGLARGLEMGKAAGLDPAGIRAMFRKLLASDSERLRTAAVRVARYFRMPRLTARARRRALDPGLPHQHRMGAVRTLATVRFRDARPIFGHFLDSVSDSALRSEVLKVVGGYDDVEAAGLILPRWSTLSPRERRPALHSLIAHRGRASRLLDALERGTVETAALEQDHRVLLTQHPDETIRKRALNLYRPDTPDERDRVVRHYQKVLDLAADSSRGEQVFERECARCHQPQEGDAVGPDLRVGVQGHTREELLQAILNPNAQILGLFQNYIVTTREGLVYGGVLAAEGPGSLTLRSGPGEEETILRARIAEIRASQVSLMPEGLEENIGLQEMADLIAYIQAGDMLED comes from the coding sequence ATGCGATGGCACCGTCTCCTGCCCGGCCTGTTGCTGCTCTCCGGCTGCGGCGAGCGCGCTGACACCGGTCCGCTCTCGCCGGAGGAGTCCCTGGCCAGTTTTCAGCACCCCGGAGACGTGCGGGTCGAGATCTTCGCCGCCGAACCGTACGTGCGGGACCCGGTCGACCTGGTTTTCGACGAGGAAGGGCGGGCCTTCGTCGCCGAGATGCTGGACTACCCCTACGATCCGCCGCCGGGCGAACCGCCCAGGAGCCGGATCCGGGTCCTGGAGGACCGGGACGGCGACGGGAGAGTGGACCACTCGTTGGTCTTCGCCGACGGAATTCTCCAGCTCAAGGGGTTGGCCTTGTGGGACGGAGGCGTGATCGCCTCGGCGGCGCCGGACCTCCTCTTCTTCAAGGACACGGACGGCGACCTCCGAGCGGATGAACGGCGAGTCCTGTTTACCGGTTTCGAGGTGGGTCAGCCTCAGGGCCGGGTCAGCAACCTCCGCTACTCCCTGGACAACTGGATCTACGTCTCCAACGACGGACACCCGGGAATCGTCCGGTCGCCGGAACGGCCGGGGGCCGGCCCGGTCTCGGTCCTGGGAACCGATTTCCGGTTTCGCCCCGGCCGGGGCATCTTCGAAGCGGCTTCGGGAGCGGCCCGCTTCGGACAGACCTTCGACGACTGGGGCCATCGCTTCGTCACCCGCACCGGGACCCACGTCCTGCACGTGCTCCTGCCCCGCCGCTACCTGGAGAGAAATCCCTATCTGGCGGCGCCCAGGGACATCATCCGGGACGTCTCGGACCACGACGGACGCATCTATTCCCGGACGGCCCCCGAGAAGTGGCGCGAACTCCGTACCCGGGTGAGACAGGAGCGTTCCGACGAGATGGGCCTGGGGCGCACCCGCCGGGTGCAAGGTTTCTTCACCGGAGCCACCGGAGGCACCGTCTACGCGGGCGACCGGCTTCCTCCGCCGTACCGGGGGAATCTCTTCACCGGAGGAGTCGCCGGGAATCTGGTTCACCGGGATCTGCTGGCGCCGAGCGGCATCAGTTTCGTGGCCAGCCGGGCGCCGGAGGAGCAGCAGCGGGAGTTCCTGGCCTCCACCGATCCCTGGTTCCGGCCGGTTCAGTTCACCACCGGCTGGGACGGAAATCTCTACATCGTGGACATCTACCGCAAGCTGGTGGAGGACCCCGAGTCGATTCCGGAACCCATCAAGCGGGATCTGGATTTCTATGCGGGAACGGACCGGGGCCGAATCTATCGGGTCGTCCCCGCAAGAGCGTCGGGTCCGGCACCCCGGAAACCCGCTCTGGAGGGAACGGACCCCCAAAGCCTGGTTCGGCTTCTCTCCCATCCCAACCGCTGGTGGCGACTCACGGCTCAGCGCCTTCTGGTCCAACGGCAGGAGATCTCGGTGGTCGCCGGGCTCAAGGACGTCGTCCGCCGGGGGGAGTCGGCCAAAGGCCGCCTGCACGCGCTGAACACGTTGGAAGGGCTCTCCGCCGTCGATTCCGAGATCCTGGCCCCAGCCCTGCGGGACTCGAGTCCCGGGGTCCGGGAACATGCCGTCCGAATGGCCGAGGAGTTTCCCGAGCTGCTTCCGCGACTCGTAGACATGGCGGCGGGAGAGGAGCCGCGGGTCGGATTCCAACTGGCCTTGAGTCTCGGCCGGTTCCAGGGCGAGGCCGTCACCCGGGCCCTGTCACATCTGGCTCTCCACCAGAGCCTGACGCCCGGTCTTCGTGCGGCCATCCTGAGCTCGGAGGCCGGTTCCTCGCCGGATCTTCTGGAGCATCTCCTGAGATCGGACTTCTTCGGAGCAGAGAATCGGAAACAGAGGAGAGATTTCCTGGAGGAACTCGCGGCCGTGGCCGGCGCCCGTCGACGGCCGGCGGAAATCAGGCGAATCCTGGAAATGGTTTTCCGATCATCCGGTCTGGAGAACGAGGCCTGGCAGCGAGCCGGACTCGACGGATTGGCTCGAGGTCTGGAAATGGGAAAGGCCGCCGGTCTGGATCCGGCAGGCATCCGAGCCATGTTCCGCAAACTCCTGGCAAGTGATTCTGAACGTCTCCGAACGGCGGCGGTCCGCGTGGCCCGGTACTTCCGGATGCCGAGGCTGACGGCACGGGCGCGCCGTCGAGCCCTGGACCCCGGCCTCCCGCACCAACATCGGATGGGGGCGGTCCGCACCCTGGCAACTGTCCGATTTCGGGACGCGCGTCCCATTTTCGGACACTTTCTGGATTCCGTTTCCGATTCCGCCCTGCGTTCCGAAGTTCTCAAGGTCGTGGGAGGATACGACGACGTGGAGGCCGCCGGCCTGATCCTTCCCCGTTGGAGCACCCTCTCTCCCCGGGAGCGGAGACCCGCCCTTCACTCCCTGATCGCCCACCGCGGTCGTGCGTCCCGTCTGCTGGACGCGCTGGAACGGGGGACCGTGGAGACGGCAGCCCTGGAGCAGGACCACCGGGTCCTGCTCACCCAGCATCCGGATGAAACGATTCGGAAACGGGCTCTGAACTTGTACCGGCCCGACACGCCGGACGAGAGGGACCGCGTGGTGCGGCACTACCAAAAGGTTCTGGACCTGGCTGCCGACTCATCGCGGGGGGAGCAGGTCTTCGAACGGGAGTGCGCCCGTTGCCACCAACCCCAGGAAGGGGACGCGGTGGGCCCGGATCTACGCGTCGGGGTGCAGGGACACACCCGGGAGGAGTTGCTCCAGGCCATTCTGAACCCCAATGCCCAGATTCTGGGCCTGTTCCAGAACTACATCGTGACCACTCGCGAGGGTCTGGTCTACGGCGGCGTCCTGGCGGCGGAGGGTCCCGGCAGCCTGACCCTGCGCAGCGGTCCCGGGGAGGAGGAGACGATTCTCAGGGCCCGCATCGCCGAAATCCGGGCGTCCCAGGTTTCCCTCATGCCTGAGGGCCTGGAAGAGAACATCGGCCTGCAGGAGATGGCGGACCTCATCGCCTACATCCAGGCCGGAGACATGCTGGAGGACTGA